In a genomic window of Magnolia sinica isolate HGM2019 chromosome 16, MsV1, whole genome shotgun sequence:
- the LOC131229672 gene encoding cyclin-SDS-like: MNINVSSVDSETSGCNSTLSVNFSLFLQYTKRLSRSSSHLEFGASDGIEDEYSDEFTLLRFENEEHEESYKKLRNRERRHEYRHDYAEEYGPTTEYGDVVLQQQLLMVNWIIEVAMA; the protein is encoded by the exons ATGAACATTAATGTA TCGTCGGTTGATTCAGAAACATCCGGCTGTAATTCCACTCTGTCGGTCAATTTTTCGCTGTTTTTACAATACACGAAGCGGTTGTCGAGGTCGAGCTCGCATCTGGAATTTGGAGCATCTGATGGAATTGAAGACGAATACTCTGACGAATTTACA CTTTTGAGGTTCGAAAATGAAGAGCATGAAGAGAGCTACAAAAAGCTCAGGAACAGGGAGAGGAGACACGAGTATCGGCACGACTATGCCGAGGAATACGGCCCGACAACAGAGTACGGAGATGTCGTGCTCCAGCAGCAGCTGCTGATGGTGAACTGGATAATCGAG GTAGCAATGGCCTAG